The Syngnathus typhle isolate RoL2023-S1 ecotype Sweden linkage group LG1, RoL_Styp_1.0, whole genome shotgun sequence genome includes a window with the following:
- the cntf gene encoding ciliary neurotrophic factor, producing MAEQQQQEEEEGMRSPNTPVPGGSPTGKALSLARLLQYECSRLLQLYTEQETFLSELPAEGGRMVSLGSSTEEPDPEEAARRMHAALRQCLGLLHCAIARAEEEWGEGESDYETLRYTVRIRLEHLLHTTKNLLQTDDVALEVTPDIRCDEETDGSGGAFQLKLWTHRVLLELVHWADHATQALHVLHTQREGAQDV from the exons ATggccgagcagcagcagcaagaggaggaggaggggatgAGGTCGCCCAACACGCCGGTGCCTGGTGGCTCGCCGACGGGCAAAGCGCTGTCCCTTGCCCGGCTGCTTCAATATGAATGTTCCCGCTTGCTCCAGTTATAC ACGGAGCAGGAGACCTTCTTGTCGGAGCTGCCCGCCGAAGGTGGCCGCATGGTGTCCCTGGGCTCGAGCACAGAAGAGCCAGACCCGGAAGAGGCAGCACGGCGGATGCACGCCGCCCTGCGCCAGTGCCTGGGCCTTCTGCACTGTGCCATCGCCCGGGCCGAGGAGGAGTGGGGCGAGGGGGAGAGCGACTACGAAACCCTGCGCTACACCGTCCGAATCCGGTTGGAGCATTTACTTCACACCACCAAAAACCTGCTGCAGACGGACGATGTCGCACTGGAAGTCACCCCGGATATCCGGTGTGATGAG GAAACTGATGGAAGCGGGGGAGCTTTCCAGCTCAAACTGTGGACGCATCGTGTGCTGCTGGAGCTGGTCCACTGGGCCGACCACGCCACGCAGGCTCTACACGTTCTCCACACGCAGCGGGAAGGAGCGCAGGACGTCTAA